Proteins encoded together in one Pseudomonas sp. TCU-HL1 window:
- a CDS encoding SDR family NAD(P)-dependent oxidoreductase, translating to MKSFENKVAAVTGAGSGIGRALACALARQGCHLALADVNADGLSETAALVRKLGVQVTETRVDVADRDAVHAWAEQVVLDHGRVNLIVNNAGVAHAGTVDGSDYSEYEWIMNINFWGVVYGTKAFLPHLKASGEGHVVNVSSVFGLFAQPGMSAYNATKFAVRGFTESLRQELDMEGCGVSASCVHPGGIRTNIAKTARMNDSLAKVTGQESSRARQQFNDQLLRTSPEKAADVILRGVLKDNRRILIGADAWALDGMQRLLPTLYQRLVTSSMRLAAKFAPKPRAVEVSKAVD from the coding sequence ATGAAATCCTTTGAGAATAAAGTCGCTGCAGTCACTGGTGCCGGTTCCGGCATTGGCCGCGCCCTGGCCTGCGCCCTCGCCCGCCAGGGCTGCCACCTGGCCCTGGCCGACGTGAATGCCGACGGCCTGTCAGAAACCGCAGCCCTGGTGCGCAAGCTGGGCGTGCAGGTCACCGAAACCCGCGTCGATGTCGCCGACCGCGACGCCGTGCACGCCTGGGCCGAACAGGTAGTGCTGGACCACGGCCGGGTCAACCTGATCGTCAACAACGCCGGCGTCGCCCATGCCGGGACAGTTGATGGCAGCGACTACTCGGAATACGAGTGGATCATGAACATCAACTTCTGGGGCGTGGTATATGGCACCAAGGCTTTCCTGCCACACCTCAAGGCCAGTGGCGAAGGCCATGTGGTTAACGTTTCCAGCGTGTTCGGCCTGTTCGCGCAACCGGGCATGAGCGCCTACAACGCCACCAAGTTCGCTGTGCGCGGCTTTACCGAGTCATTGCGCCAGGAACTGGACATGGAAGGTTGTGGCGTCTCGGCCAGTTGCGTGCACCCCGGCGGCATTCGCACCAACATCGCCAAGACCGCGCGCATGAACGACAGCCTGGCCAAGGTCACCGGACAGGAGTCCAGCCGTGCCCGCCAGCAGTTCAACGACCAGTTGCTGCGCACCAGCCCGGAAAAGGCCGCCGACGTCATCCTGCGCGGCGTGCTCAAGGATAACCGGCGCATCCTCATCGGCGCCGACGCCTGGGCACTGGACGGCATGCAACGCCTGCTGCCGACCCTCTACCAGCGCCTGGTCACCAGTTCCATGCGCCTGGCCGCGAAGTTCGCGCCCAAGCCAAGGGCGGTGGAAGTGTCCAAGGCCGTTGATTGA